In one Magallana gigas chromosome 7, xbMagGiga1.1, whole genome shotgun sequence genomic region, the following are encoded:
- the LOC105332477 gene encoding dual adapter for phosphotyrosine and 3-phosphotyrosine and 3-phosphoinositide isoform X1 translates to MSSEQVETLSWFHPGCDRHTAESLLLQNGVDGTYLLRPSSKPGDYALSVRCDSSVKHYPLTWTGTNYKFGHGEFESVQDLLHHFQNKPLIGSESGQLTLLNYPYPRVIDEPNMYDTIRVHAEFSTADDYTRGPEFSINSKEGFLTKLGSTFKTWRTRWFVLQKNELRYYKHKTDKTPIRALNLDECSECQRDGSHKGKFNVFRVVFKWRTFYMYATTEQECNDWISLINWRLTKHLHSKTSFRMKET, encoded by the exons ATGTCGAGTGAACAAGTGGAAACCCTAAG CTGGTTTCATCCTGGTTGTGACCGCCACACTGCGGAGAGTCTACTGCTACAGAATGGAGTGGATGGGACGTACCTCCTCCGACCTAGTTCTAAACCAGGCGACTATGCTCTCTCTGTCAG GTGTGATTCATCGGTGAAGCATTACCCCCTGACGTGGACAGGGACTAATTATAAATTCGGGCATGGAGAATTTGAGAGTGTTCAAGATCTACTACACCACTTTCAGAATAAACCCTTAATTGGGTCTGAGTCAG GTCAGTTGACCCTGTTGAATTACCCCTACCCTCGAGTTATCGATGAGCCCAATATGTACGACACTATTCGAGTCCACGCTGAGTTCAGCACGGCTGACGACTACACGCGGGGACCCGAATTCTCA ATCAACTCAAAGGAAGGATTTTTAACAAAACTAGGATCCACCTTTAAG ACATGGAGGACTAGATGGTTTGTGTTACAAAAAAATGAGCTCCGATATTACAAACATAAAACAGACAAAACTCCGATCCGGGCATTAAATCTAGATGAGTGTTCTGAGTGCCAAAGAGACGGCTCGCATAAGGGGAAATTCAATGTTTTCAG AGTGGTGTTTAAATGGCGGACATTCTACATGTATGCCACAACGGAACAAGAGTGCAATGACTGGATCTCTCTAATTAATTGGCGACTG ACAAAACACTTGCATAGTAAAACTTCATTCCGAATGAAGGAGACATG A
- the LOC105332481 gene encoding uncharacterized protein, whose protein sequence is MGAYTSQIVVPESKACNKYTDPKSANWISVHAVATELNLAEVDRLWLRFKQLGCSDNGELTEEKLSKHPVYQDAFSRRIIMQFVNPKTKTITFENFLRGLKWCETSKPEDKLKGIFRMLNSGKDIPKDIFREIIKRVYVQPEDRGNIDSVVNTLYKMMDPKNKGTITEASFVKACRELPPSTLESALNFELLPSNMRQELHSKLPEFGNTPDPRSSAERAVPGDGALKRVADKVKSRDWDRLANKLNFDSEEINKFKSQHRDPEDQVYAMLRSWRAQEGSLAQASVLARALRDCRMDDAVAVLLP, encoded by the exons ATGGGCGCGTATACAAGCCAGATAGTGGTTCCAGAGTCCAAAGCATGCAACAAATATACCGACCCAAAAAGCGCCAACTGGATCAGTGTCCATGCTGTGGCTACTGAAT TGAACCTCGCCGAAGTGGACCGGCTGTGGTTGAGGTTTAAGCAGCTGGGGTGCTCGGATAATGGAGAACTGACGGAGGAGAAGTTGTCTAAACACCCCGTGTACCAGGACGCCTTCTCTAGACGG aTAATAATGCAGTTCGTAAACccaaagacaaaaacaataacatttgaGAATTTTCTCCGGGGACTGAAATGGTGTGAAACTTCGAAACCGGAGGACAAACTTAAAG GTATTTTCCGAATGTTGAATAGTGGTAAAGATATACCCAAGGACATCTTTAGAGAGATAATTAAGAGAGTTTACGTCCAACCAGAGGACAGGGGG AATATTGATAGCGTCGTCAATACATTATACAAAATGATGGACCCCAAGAACAAAG GTACAATCACAGAGGCAAGCTTTGTGAAGGCCTGTCGTGAACTCCCACCTTCTACGCTGGAAAGTGCCTTGAACTTTGAACTTCTGCCCTCAAATATGAGACAGGAACTTCACAGCAAACTCCCAGAG TTCGGCAACACCCCTGACCCCCGTAGTTCTGCAGAGAGGGCGGTCCCTGGGGATGGGGCGCTAAAGAGAGTGGCAGACAAAGTCAAGTCTAGGGACTGGGACAGGCTCGCCAACAAACTCAACTTTGATTCGGAGGAAATCAATAAGTTCAAATCCCAGCACAGGGACCCTGAGGATCAG GTGTATGCCATGCTGAGGAGCTGGAGGGCCCAGGAAGGGAGTCTCGCCCAGGCCTCAGTGCTGGCCCGGGCTCTCCGTGACTGTCGCATGGATGACGCCGTGGCTGTATTACTGCCATAA
- the LOC105332479 gene encoding cytochrome b-245 chaperone 1 gives MGGVRVREETDEQLKLVKEPSLQSFGIVIAFMACGYGAAVYSEDSSLWKLVYVVSGLFVGLACIEDWEYCDFNRTTNELRQKRYTVYDKILHLFSTKNDQIVVTSLSDIVDVDVEEQYVRYFGNTYQTVMVYDTGIRIGVTESFIYGNKSDQEAIADKIRTFLRLGERPGVVNGDTSSSSGDEEDFEHVDPEELKDDLGKPL, from the exons ATGGGTGGAGTCAGAGTAAGGGAGGAAACTGATGAGCAGCTGAAATTGGTCAAGGAGCCAAGCTTGCAGTCATTTGGTATTGTGATAG CGTTTATGGCATGTGGATATGGAGCTGCTGTGTACAGTGAAG ATTCGTCCCTATGGAAGCTGGTGTATGTAGTCAGTGGATTGTTTGTGGGACTGGCGTGCATTGAGGACTGGGAG tattgTGATTTCAACCGGACAACCAATGAACTTCGCCAGAAACGTTATACAGTGTATGACAAAATTCTCCATCTATTTTCCacaaaaaatgatcaaattg tgGTCACTAGCTTGTCAGACATCGTGGATGTGGATGTAGAGGAACAGTATGTTCGTTACTTTGGCAATACTTACCAGACTGTGATGGTATACGATACAGGGATCAGGATAGGGGTGACCGAGTCTTTCATTTATGGCAATAAAAG TGACCAGGAAGCTATTGCTGACAAGATAAGAACATTCCTCAGACTGGGTGAGCGGCCAGGCGTGGTGAATGGTGATACATCATCCTCCAGTGGAGATGAGGAGGATTTCGAACACGTGGACCCAGAGGAACTGAAGGATGACCTAGGAAAGCCCCTGTAA
- the LOC105332480 gene encoding hexosaminidase D, with amino-acid sequence MDDMQKLVHLDLKGAPPKVHYLEKVFPLIRKWGATGLLIEYEDMFPYWGPLSEIASEFAYSPECVSSILRLAEENNLSIIPLVQSIGHFEFVLKHEKFRSIREVPNYPMALCPSNEDSLLIVCMMIDQVMELHPGIRYFHIGADEVYHLGVCERCKRRMSEENLSPQQLFLIHVKAVLGHIKNTHPTITSIMWDDMLRHTELPILMNSGLGDMVEPMVWHYLSDFRLPIDIWDKYSKVFPNIWFASAFKGATGANAYATNIAYHLDNHTVWLDVMAREGSKFKKVQGCALTGWQRYDHYAVLCELLPQALPSLGMCLMMLQQGSFTAEVHTSVSQDLKFLSPIPLNPFQRYPVPPCQFPGSEIYTSLMAFLHLDATYEEFVRDERVLTWMNDYMMEKRFSNPVHIEPILAQCYGILDGLTKIHSQLEKALKEVFYDHTVEEWLKVFIEPKIRKISDAVEKAKLQLSNS; translated from the exons ATGGATGATATGCAAAA ACTTGTTCATCTGGATTTAAAAGGAGCACCACCTAAAGTTCATTACTTAGAGAAG GTTTTCCCTTTGATAAGGAAATGGGGTGCAACAGGTTTATTGATTGAATATGAGGACATGTTTCCATACTGGGGGCCTCTTTCAGAGATTGCTTCAGAATTTGCTTACAG TCCAGAGTGTGTGTCGAGCATTCTGCGCCTCGCAGAGGAGAACAACCTCAGTATTATTCCATTAGTTCAATCCATTGGACATTTTGAg ttcGTTCTTAAACATGAGAAGTTTAGATCCATACGAGAAGTTCCAAATTACCCTATGGCTCTTTGTCCTTCAAATGAGG ACTCGCTTCTCATTGTGTGTATGATGATTGACCAGGTCATGGAACTGCATCCTGGGATACGATACTTTCATATTGGAGCTGATGAG GTTTATCACTTAGGAGTGTGCGAACGATGTAAAAGAAGAATGTCTGAGGAGAACCTTTCTCCCCAACAGTTGTTTCTGATTCACGTGAAGGCAGTGCTGGGTCATATCAAGAACACCCACCCCACCATCACCAGTATCATGTGGGATGACATGCTCAGGCATACAGAGTTACCTATCTTGATga attcaGGTCTGGGAGACATGGTTGAGCCAATGGTGTGGCATTACTTGTCAGATTTCAGGCTTCCAATTG ATATTTGGGACAAGTATTCAAAAGTCTTCCCAAACATCTGGTTTGCAAGTGCTTTCAAAGGAGCTACAGGAGCGAATGCCTACGCCACAAACATTGCCTATCACCTAGACAACCACACCGTGTGGCTTGATGTCATGGCCAGGGAGGGGTCAAAGTTCAAGAAAGTTCAAGGCTGTGCTCTAACTGGATGGCAACG ATATGACCACTATGCAGTACTTTGTGAGCTCCTCCCACAAGCTCTACCCTCACTAGGAATGTGCTTGATGATGCTTCAACAAG GTTCTTTCACTGCTGAGGTGCACACCAGTGTATCACAAGATCTAAAGTTCCTATCACCAATACCACTCAACCCATTTCAAAG ATACCCTGTTCCACCATGTCAGTTTCCAggaagtgaaatatacacaagcCTGATGGCTTTTCTACATCTAGATGCAACATATGAAGAATTTGTCCGTGATGAAAG GGTGCTCACTTGGATGAATGACTATATGATGGAGAAGAGATTTTCTAACCCTGTTCACATAGAACCAATTCTTGCCCAGTGTTACGG GATTTTGGATGGTTTGACTAAAATTCACTCCCAACTAGAAAAAGCGCTGAAAGAAGTCTTTTACGATCACACTGTGGAAGAATGGTTAAAAGTGTTTATTGAACCCAAGATTAGGAAAATATCTGACGCTGTTGAAAAGGCCAAATTACAACTCAGCAACTCATGA
- the LOC105332477 gene encoding dual adapter for phosphotyrosine and 3-phosphotyrosine and 3-phosphoinositide isoform X2: MSSEQVETLSWFHPGCDRHTAESLLLQNGVDGTYLLRPSSKPGDYALSVRCDSSVKHYPLTWTGTNYKFGHGEFESVQDLLHHFQNKPLIGSESGQLTLLNYPYPRVIDEPNMYDTIRVHAEFSTADDYTRGPEFSINSKEGFLTKLGSTFKTWRTRWFVLQKNELRYYKHKTDKTPIRALNLDECSECQRDGSHKGKFNVFRVVFKWRTFYMYATTEQECNDWISLINWRLKSGHKRQSSAAV, from the exons ATGTCGAGTGAACAAGTGGAAACCCTAAG CTGGTTTCATCCTGGTTGTGACCGCCACACTGCGGAGAGTCTACTGCTACAGAATGGAGTGGATGGGACGTACCTCCTCCGACCTAGTTCTAAACCAGGCGACTATGCTCTCTCTGTCAG GTGTGATTCATCGGTGAAGCATTACCCCCTGACGTGGACAGGGACTAATTATAAATTCGGGCATGGAGAATTTGAGAGTGTTCAAGATCTACTACACCACTTTCAGAATAAACCCTTAATTGGGTCTGAGTCAG GTCAGTTGACCCTGTTGAATTACCCCTACCCTCGAGTTATCGATGAGCCCAATATGTACGACACTATTCGAGTCCACGCTGAGTTCAGCACGGCTGACGACTACACGCGGGGACCCGAATTCTCA ATCAACTCAAAGGAAGGATTTTTAACAAAACTAGGATCCACCTTTAAG ACATGGAGGACTAGATGGTTTGTGTTACAAAAAAATGAGCTCCGATATTACAAACATAAAACAGACAAAACTCCGATCCGGGCATTAAATCTAGATGAGTGTTCTGAGTGCCAAAGAGACGGCTCGCATAAGGGGAAATTCAATGTTTTCAG AGTGGTGTTTAAATGGCGGACATTCTACATGTATGCCACAACGGAACAAGAGTGCAATGACTGGATCTCTCTAATTAATTGGCGACTG AAGTCCGGTCATAAGAGACAATCTTCGGCGGCTGTGTGA